The Choristoneura fumiferana chromosome 11, NRCan_CFum_1, whole genome shotgun sequence genome includes a region encoding these proteins:
- the LOC141432867 gene encoding fatty acid synthase-like, whose protein sequence is MPTKNCDAGEDVVLSGLSGRLPGSENIEEFAKNLFDGVDLVTADDRPPGLQGLPQRNGKLKNLAHFDAAFFGVNPKQADLMDPQQRMLLELTHEAIVDAGFNPDDLRESRTGVYVGVTSSDTGAILLHSDVELIHGYELTGCARFMFSNRVSYTFDFKGPSYAIDTACSSSMYAFAHAVEDIRAGKCDAAIVAGTNLCLLPSNSLERLNVMSPEGRCAAFDANGRGYVRSEAAVAVLLQRRRDCRRLYCTVRGVRTNSDGYKEQGIMSPSGAMQHQLALETFKESRLRPQDVVYFEAHGTGTKVGDPEEVNAIAELFCEDRTMPLLIGSVKSNMGHSEAAAGLCSIAKVVLAMERGIIPGNLHYCTPNPDIPALSDGRIKVVDCNTPWQGGLVAVNTFGLGGANAHVILESQSGERPPPAAYPAPRLVLASGRTDAAVLRLLRLAADHPQDAELHALLDAVHARAIPRHTYRGYAVLNLKRDASPVLETKKIERTETRPIWFVFDGMGTQWPGMGQSLMRLPAFAASIARSAAALRPLGFDLLHVLTEASEAALDYVINSMVSVTAVQVALVDVLKEVGVRPDGIVGLSVGENGCAYADDCLTAEQAVLCTYWRARSIAEAALPPGAMAAVGLTWEEAARRCPPDVFPSCHIFTESVTVSGALDSVKEFVAKLKTEHVFVSNVNSSGIAFHTKYVAASVQQMRTKLLEIIPKPRARSSRWISSSLGPDHQDSEWGKLCSAEYQIHNLLSPVLFADALRAVPEHAIVVEIAPHAWLYPVLRRALPSAKHVPLVRREHPDPLSHLLQALGRLYTAGAQPRVSSLYPPVSWPVSRGTPTLASAIEWDHSTEWLVANYKSAPRTGESVIEFNLGKPDQAFLEGYNIDGCVLFPGAGYLTMVWHTVAKVNNLNMEEVAVVLEDIQFRRATIVPRDAPLRFLVTLLSNSGNFEVCEGGDVVATGRARLVTDPAAERLPVALLGNDALVEDIPSLDADDVYKELRLRGYNYQGVFRGVLQSNANVTVGLLSWQNNWISFIDSMLQFEIIAENMRESKVLTRIQRVLIDPTAQKAAVAAATSGGNLPIRRYKDLFVTIAGGVELRGIKSSLAPHRTNDQAAPKLEKYEFIPLDNTCGASVDATLSKCSALIVALQLVFENSNTRRLGVAEVALGRPASDLLLPLVLPILDSEPQVRVEASLAAGPNAADYAATLNLLRVKVLNKELPDLKYQLVLGANVLVRHDAGVLRELTTMLDAHGHVLLEEPPYALDNPGAAAVLEGAGLVAVARQRSVACEYVLLRRPSALPATHIILEVRDDDFAWIEALRDAMKRAESEELRVYVWSRDAASGVLGLGTCLRREVGGDKMRVYYLPNAKDVFDPAAPAYYAQVQLDLTFNVLRAGIWGTYRHLRLEDPANRQVQMEHAYVDILTRGDLSSLRWIQSDLQYATTAPQAAPSNLCHVYYAPLNFRDIMVATGKLPLDSLPGNLAGQECILGIEFSGRLSSGKHVMGMVAAKGLATTVLADEGFMWDVPADWSLKEAATVPVAYATAYYALAVRGNMKRGDTVLVHAGAGGVGQAAISIALHAGCTVYTTVGSPAKRAFLRDRYPALPDEHIGNSRDCSFEQLVLQRTRGRGVDMVLNSLAGDQLQASLRCLAEGGRFLEIGKVDLSAGSLLSMAVLLKNTTVHGILLDALLGGSQNNHEKVAVVRCVSEGIINGAVRPLPAIEYADFQLEQAFRYMATGKHIGKVLIRIRDEESSGHPPPPCLLPALPRTYMHPAKSCVLVGGLGGFGLELGDWLIKRGARTLVFNSRSGVRTGYQAWCIRRWREKGIRVDVSTSDVTTVAGARALLEDATHAAPVGAIFNLAAVWHDAFLENLTPETFQAVAKPKINGTFALDMASRDLAPQLDYFVVFSSVACGRGSLGQSNYGLANSAMERLCEQRQADGLPTLAVQWGVIGDVGIVARTHGASDIVLGDTVPQRIASCLTTLGTLMTLPHAVTAAMVVADKCPSQKKPSQDLVRVIANILGIKDPSKVSDGTTFLELGVDSLMGGEIERTLERGYALLLSVEGFED, encoded by the exons ATGCCAACGAAGAACTGTGATGCGGGCGAAGACGTTGTCCTTTCGGGACTGTCAGGCAGACTGCCCGGGTCTGAAAACATCGAGGAGTTCGCAAAAAATCTATTTGATGGAGTAGACTTGGTCACTGCTGACGACCGTCCGCCTG GGTTGCAGGGTCTGCCACAGCGCAACGGCAAGCTTAAGAATCTCGCGCATTTTGACGCCGCGTTCTTCGGTGTAAATCCTAAGCAGGCAGACCTCATGGACCCACAGCAACGTATGCTGTTAGAGCTAACCCACGAGGCCATCGTGGATGCCGGCTTCAATCCCGATGATCTTCGTGAATCGCGAACCGGCGTATACGTGGGAGTCACCAGCTCGGATACCGGCGCAATATTATTGCACTCTGACGTGGAATTGATCCATGGCTATGAACTCACTGGCTGCGCACGTTTCATGTTCTCGAATCGTGTATCATACACCTTCGATTTTAAAGGGCCATCTTACGCCATTGACACCGCCTGCTCTAGCTCAATGTATGCATTCGCTCACGCTGTTGAGGATATCCGTGCTGGAAAATGCGACGCTGCTATCGTCGCTGGTACGAATCTTTGTCTTTTGCCATCTAATTCGCTCGAACGGTTAAACGTGATGTCGCCGGAGGGTCGTTGCGCTGCGTTCGATGCGAACGGACGCGGCTACGTGCGGTCTGAAGCTGCCGTGGCTGTGTTACTGCAGCGACGCCGCGACTGCCGCCGACTGTACTGCACAGTGCGCGGTGTGCGTACAAATTCAGACGGTTACAAAGAGCAAGGCATTATGTCTCCTTCAGGTGCCATGCAGCATCAGCTTGCACTAGAAACGTTCAAGGAATCACGCTTACGGCCACAAGATGTCGTTTACTTTGAGGCACACGGTACTGGCACTAAAGTCGGTGATCCGGAAGAAGTCAACGCAATCGCTGAGCTGTTCTGTGAGGATCGCACTATGCCTCTCTTGATAGGCTCTGTCAAGTCCAACATGGGTCACTCAGAGGCGGCAGCGGGCCTTTGCTCAATTGCCAAGGTTGTGCTGGCAATGGAGCGTGGAATCATCCCAGGAAACCTACATTACTGTACACCCAACCCTGACATTCCTGCGCTTAGCGACGGTCGTATCAAG GTGGTGGACTGCAACACGCCGTGGCAGGGTGGGCTGGTCGCTGTCAACACCTTCGGCTTGGGCGGCGCCAATGCACACGTCATCTTAGAGTCGCAGAGCGGCGAGCGGCCGCCACCAGCGGCCTACCCCGCGCCACGACTTGTGCTGGCTTCGGGAAGAACCGACGCTGCGGTATTGCGGCTTCTGAGGCTAGCAGCGGATCATCCACAGGACGCTGAGCTCCATGCTTTGTTGGATGCAGTGCATGCGAGGGCTATTCCGCGACACACGTATCGCGGCTATGCCGTGTTGAATCTCAAGCGCGATGCATCGCCTGTATTGGAAACGAAGAAG ATTGAAAGAACAGAGACGCGCCCAATATGGTTCGTTTTCGACGGCATGGGCACACAATGGCCTGGAATGGGGCAAAGCTTGATGCGACTGCCTGCCTTTGCAGCTAGTATAGCGCGCTCGGCAGCAGCACTTCGTCCATTAGGCTTTGACCTCCTGCACGTTCTGACCGAAGCTTCTGAGGCCGCTTTAGACTATGTAATTAATTCGATGGTATCAGTCACGGCCGTCCAAGTTGCGTTGGTCGACGTGCTGAAAGAAGTAGGCGTGCGTCCTGATGGGATCGTGGGCCTTTCTGTTGGCGAAAATG GTTGTGCATACGCAGACGACTGCTTAACAGCAGAACAAGCAGTACTCTGCACGTACTGGCGCGCGCGCAGCATAGCGGAGGCGGCGCTGCCGCCGGGTGCGATGGCCGCCGTGGGGCTGACGTGGGAAGAGGCCGCGCGACGCTGCCCACCCGACGTCTTCCCTAGCTGCCACATCTTCACAGAAAGTGTCACG GTATCTGGTGCACTAGATTCCGTGAAGGAATTCGTTGCCAAACTCAAAACCGAGCATGTGTTCGTTAGCAACGTCAACAGCTCTGGTATAGCTTTTCACACCAAGTACGTCGCAGCTTCAGTGCAGCAAATGCGCACCAAATTGCTGGAGATTATACCGAAaccgcgcgcgcgcagctcgcgCTGGATCTCCTCGTCGCTGGGTCCAGATCATCAAGACTCAGAATGGG GCAAGCTGTGCAGCGCGGAATACCAAATCCACAATCTGTTATCACCAGTGCTGTTTGCCGACGCACTACGAGCGGTACCGGAGCATGCTATAGTAGTGGAAATAGCACCACACGCGTGGTTATACCCTGTATTACGGCGGGCGCTACCATCCGCCAAGCACGTGCCTTTAGTACGACGAGAGCATCCAGATCCGCTGTCGCATCTCCTGCAGGCATTGGGCCGGCTGTACACTGCGGGCGCGCAGCCACGCGTGTCATCGCTGTACCCACCAGTATCATGGCCTGTATCGCGCGGTACGCCAACGCTCGCTTCAGCCATCGAATGGGACCATTCTACGGAGTGGTTGGTGGCTAATTACAAGTCGGCACCGCGTACTGGCGAGAGCGTAATCGAGTTCAATCTTGGCAAGCCGGACCAAGCTTTTCTAGAGGGGTACAATATTGATGGATGCGTTCTCTTCCCTGGCGCTGGTTACCTG ACGATGGTGTGGCATACGGTGGCTAAGGTCAACAACTTAAACATGGAAGAGGTAGCCGTGGTCCTGGAGGACATCCAGTTTCGGCGTGCCACCATCGTGCCCCGAGACGCACCGCTTCGCTTCCTCGTCACGCTACTAAGCAACAGTGGGAACTTCGAAGTATGCGAGGGAGGAGATGTCGTGGCGACTGGTCGCGCGCGCCTTGTGACTGATCCAGCTGCTGAGCGCTTGCCTGTCGCCTTGCTCGGCAATGACGCACTTGTGGAAGACATACCGTCGCTCGACGCGGACGACGTTTATAAAGAGCTACGTCTACGGGGTTACAATTACCAGGGTGTGTTTCGTGGTGTCCTTCAATCAAATGCCAATGTTACGGTAGGCCTGCTTAGCTGGCAGAACAACTGGATTTCATTTATAGACAGCATGCTGCAGTTTGAAATCATAGCTGAAAACATGCGCGAATCGAAGGTGCTTACGCGTATACAGCGTGTGCTCATCGACCCAACAGCACAAAAAGCAGCCGTAGCTGCTGCAACTAGCGGTGGTAACTTGCCTATACGCCGGTACAAGGATCTGTTCGTAACTATTGCTGGCGGCGTGGAACTGCGTGGAATCAAAAGTTCGTTAGCACCACACCGCACTAACGATCAGGCTGCACCTAAGTTAGAGAAATACGAGTTTATACCGCTAGACAACACATGCGGCGCTTCTGTAGATGCCACTCTCTCTAAGTGCAGTGCACTCATCGTCGCACTACAGTTGGTTTTTGAAAACAGCAACACTCGGCGTCTTGGAGTGGCAGAGGTCGCGCTGGGCCGGCCCGCTAGTGACCTGCTGCTGCCACTCGTGCTGCCAATACTGGACTCCGAGCCGCAGGTTCGCGTCGAGGCGAGCCTGGCTGCGGGCCCTAACGCCGCTGACTACGCCGCCACTCTAAACCTACTTAGAGTAAAG GTATTAAATAAGGAGTTGCCGGACTTGAAATACCAGTTGGTGCTTGGTGCGAACGTTTTGGTGCGACACGATGCAGGGGTACTTCGCGAGCTTACTACAATGTTAGACGCACATGGACATGTACTGTTGGAGGAGCCCCCATATGCATTGGATAACCCAGGCGCAGCCGCGGTACTGGAAGGCGCTGGCTTGGTTGCAGTAGCACGGCAGCGCTCGGTGGCTTGCGAATACGTGCTACTCCGTCGCCCCTCCGCGCTTCCCGCCACACACATCATTCTAGAAGTACGTGATGATGATTTCGCGTGGATAGAAGCGCTGCGCGATGCCATGAAGCGCGCCGAGAGCGAGGAGTTGCGTGTATATGTGTGGTCACGCGATGCAGCCAGTGGCGTGCTCGGTCTGGGTACGTGCCTGCGCCGCGAGGTAGGCGGTGATAAGATGCGAGTTTACTATCTGCCCAACGCCAAGGATGTTTTTGACCCCGCCGCACCCGCCTACTACGCACAAGTTCAACTAGACCTTACATTCAACGTACTAAGGGCTGGAATTTGGGGTACTTACCGCCACTTGCGGCTTGAAGACCCAGCTAACAGACAGGTCCAG ATGGAGCATGCATATGTCGACATTTTGACACGCGGCGATTTATCATCGCTACGCTGGATACAGAGTGACCTTCAGTACGCGACCACAGCGCCACAAGCGGCGCCCTCCAACCTATGCCATGTTTACTATGCACCTCTTAACTTTCGTGACATAATGGTAGCCACTGGAAAACTGCCGCTTGACTCATTGCCTGGCAATCTCGCGGGTCAG GAATGCATCCTGGGAATAGAGTTCAGCGGGCGTCTCTCATCAGGCAAGCATGTGATGGGCATGGTGGCAGCAAAGGGTCTTGCTACTACTGTGCTCGCTGACGAGGGCTTTATGTGGGATGTGCCAGCTGATTGGTCACTGAAAGAAGCAGCTACGGTTCCAGTGGCATACGCGACGGCGTATTACGCGTTAGCGGTGCGCGGAAACATGAAGCGCGGTGACACCGTGCTAGTgcacgcgggcgcgggcggtgTCGGGCAAGCCGCCATTTCTATTGCACTGCACGCCGGCTGCACTGTATACACGACCGTAGGCTCGCCTGCGAAGCGAGCTTTTCTACGCGACCGTTATCCAGCGCTTCCCGATGAGCATATTGGCAACTCACGCGACTGCAGCTTTGAGCAGCTAGTGCTACAACGCACGCGCGGTCGAGGTGTCGACATGGTACTTAACTCACTGGCCGGTGACCAGTTGCAAGCCTCACTGCGCTGTTTGGCGGAAGGCGGCCGCTTTTTAGAGATTGGTAAAGTAGATCTTAGTGCTGGTTCACTACTGAGTATGGCTGTACTGCTTAAAAATACCACAGTACATGGGATTCTTCTGGATGCGCTGTTGGGTGGAAGTCAAAATAACCATGAGAAAGTAGCAGTTGTGCGTTGTGTTTCTGAAGGAATCATCAATGGTGCTGTTCGTCCACTGCCTGCAATCGAATACGCGGATTTTCAGCTCGAACAGGCTTTTAG GTATATGGCAACTGGCAAGCATATTGGCAAGGTGCTTATTCGTATCCGTGATGAAGAGAGCAGCGGGCACCCGCCGCCGCCGTGCCTGCTGCCGGCGCTGCCGCGCACTTACATGCACCCCGCTAAGAGTTGCGTGCTGGTGG GCGGTCTAGGCGGCTTCGGGCTTGAGCTAGGCGATTGGCTAATAAAACGAGGTGCGCGTACGCTCGTGTTCAACTCTCGCAGCGGCGTACGTACCGGCTACCAGGCCTGGTGCATTCGCAG ATGGCGTGAAAAAGGCATACGAGTAGACGTGTCAACTTCAGACGTGACTACTGTAGCtggtgcgcgcgcgctgctAGAAGACGCGACGCATGCGGCGCCCGTCGGTGCTATTTTCAACCTGGCTGCTGTATGGCACGATGCTTTTCTTGAGAATTTGACACCAGAAACTTTTCAAGCTGTCGCGAAACCAAAAATAAATG
- the LOC141432868 gene encoding uncharacterized protein, with the protein MYSLTGNIPSYDTQLKDQLRLSHIILADGKFDKASDVDIILGTDILNYVLDGSKISTHVPGIAAYGTCFGHVIMGSLTSTHQSAVTSSQSAGTSVEDYGLHATRLEEVLERFWKVEEPPSKPAVHPDHMECERFHGVSHYRAPFHTHCTVSATPRSWDTRRASIYGRWMRQDMSRNQGGSSRGGFSIDDRGIHRVVHQVCQPTRAAFTRPIGSRY; encoded by the exons ATGTATTCACTAACGGGAAACATTCCATCATATGACACTCAGCTCAAAGATCAATTACGGTTGTCACATATCATATTAGCTGATGGCAAGTTTGACAAAGCCTCAGATGTGGACATCATTTTAGGTACtgacatattaaattatgtactcgATGGTTCAAAGATTTCCACTCACGTTCCAGGAATAGCAGCCTACGGGACATGCTTTGGGCATGTCATCATGGGTTCATTGACCTCGACTCACCAGTCAGCGGTGACGTCATCACAGTCAGCGGGTACGTCCGTGGAGGACTACGGCCTGCACGCCACTAGACTCGAGGAGGTGCTCGAGCGGTTTTGGAAGGTCGAGGAGCCGCCTTCGAAGCCTGCAGTTCATCCAGATCACATGGAATGCGAAAG ATTCCACGGTGTGTCTCACTACCGAGCGCCGTTTCATACTCATTGCACGGTTTCGGCGACGCCTCGGAGCTGGGATACGCGGCGAGCGTCTATCTACGGACGGTGGATGCGTCAGGACATGTCAAG gAACCAAGGCGGTTCATCTCGAGGTGGTTTCAGCATTGACGATCGAGGCATTCATCGCGTCGTTCACCAGGTTTGTCAGCCGACGAGGGCTGCCTTCACTCGTCCGATCGGATCgaggtactaa